The following proteins are co-located in the Frigidibacter mobilis genome:
- a CDS encoding polysaccharide biosynthesis/export family protein, whose translation MLALFVIAASVAGCGLPRSGPNKREIYAGSVERQGNAFIVSVNDRVTRATAVVPALGFSSAFLNAGVVGSDDIRAGDVLGLTIWENVDDGLLAVAGAPATQLSEVQVDGAGFIFVPYAGRIKAAGNTPEALRRIITEKLDAQTPDPQVSVTRLAGDGSAVTLMGAVGGQGVYPIERPTRTLAAMLARAGGIAIEPETAKVTVTRGNQTGTIWLTDLWAHPQLDIALRPGDTIVVEQDDRSFTALGATGGQSRVKFDTQTISAIEAIAQVGGLNTGLADPTGVFVFRNEKAEIANMVLGRSDLRGDQRMVYVLNLTAPTGMFEARDFVIRDQDTVYVTEAPFVQWTKTLGALTGTANSANSVAALSSGS comes from the coding sequence GTGCTGGCCCTTTTCGTCATAGCGGCGTCCGTGGCGGGCTGCGGCCTGCCCCGCTCCGGCCCGAACAAGCGCGAAATCTATGCAGGATCGGTCGAGCGGCAGGGCAATGCCTTCATCGTTTCCGTCAATGACCGGGTCACCCGGGCCACGGCTGTGGTACCGGCGCTTGGCTTCTCCTCGGCTTTCCTGAATGCGGGCGTCGTTGGTTCGGATGATATCCGCGCCGGGGACGTGCTGGGGCTGACGATCTGGGAAAACGTCGATGACGGGCTTCTGGCCGTTGCCGGCGCCCCCGCGACGCAGCTGAGCGAGGTGCAGGTCGATGGTGCGGGGTTCATCTTCGTGCCCTATGCTGGCCGGATCAAGGCGGCGGGCAACACGCCCGAGGCGCTGCGCCGCATCATCACCGAAAAGCTGGACGCGCAGACGCCCGATCCGCAGGTCTCGGTCACCCGGCTGGCGGGTGACGGGTCGGCCGTAACGCTGATGGGCGCGGTCGGGGGCCAGGGTGTCTACCCGATCGAGCGCCCGACACGGACCTTGGCCGCGATGCTGGCCCGCGCCGGCGGGATCGCCATCGAGCCGGAAACCGCCAAGGTCACCGTCACCCGCGGCAACCAGACGGGCACCATCTGGCTGACCGATCTGTGGGCACATCCGCAGCTGGATATCGCTCTGCGTCCCGGTGACACCATCGTCGTGGAGCAGGACGACCGATCATTCACCGCACTGGGCGCGACCGGCGGGCAAAGCCGGGTCAAGTTCGACACCCAGACCATTTCTGCCATCGAGGCGATTGCACAGGTCGGCGGTCTGAACACCGGCCTGGCCGATCCGACCGGCGTGTTCGTGTTCCGTAACGAAAAGGCCGAAATCGCCAACATGGTGCTGGGGCGTAGCGACCTGCGCGGCGATCAGCGCATGGTATATGTGCTGAACCTGACCGCCCCCACCGGCATGTTCGAGGCGCGGGACTTCGTGATCCGCGATCAGGACACTGTCTATGTGACCGAAGCCCCGTTCGTGCAGTGGACCAAGACACTTGGCGCGCTCACCGGCACCGCCAATTCGGCCAACTCGGTT